Proteins encoded in a region of the Homo sapiens chromosome 9, GRCh38.p14 Primary Assembly genome:
- the HSPA5 gene encoding endoplasmic reticulum chaperone BiP precursor, with protein MKLSLVAAMLLLLSAARAEEEDKKEDVGTVVGIDLGTTYSCVGVFKNGRVEIIANDQGNRITPSYVAFTPEGERLIGDAAKNQLTSNPENTVFDAKRLIGRTWNDPSVQQDIKFLPFKVVEKKTKPYIQVDIGGGQTKTFAPEEISAMVLTKMKETAEAYLGKKVTHAVVTVPAYFNDAQRQATKDAGTIAGLNVMRIINEPTAAAIAYGLDKREGEKNILVFDLGGGTFDVSLLTIDNGVFEVVATNGDTHLGGEDFDQRVMEHFIKLYKKKTGKDVRKDNRAVQKLRREVEKAKRALSSQHQARIEIESFYEGEDFSETLTRAKFEELNMDLFRSTMKPVQKVLEDSDLKKSDIDEIVLVGGSTRIPKIQQLVKEFFNGKEPSRGINPDEAVAYGAAVQAGVLSGDQDTGDLVLLDVCPLTLGIETVGGVMTKLIPRNTVVPTKKSQIFSTASDNQPTVTIKVYEGERPLTKDNHLLGTFDLTGIPPAPRGVPQIEVTFEIDVNGILRVTAEDKGTGNKNKITITNDQNRLTPEEIERMVNDAEKFAEEDKKLKERIDTRNELESYAYSLKNQIGDKEKLGGKLSSEDKETMEKAVEEKIEWLESHQDADIEDFKAKKKELEEIVQPIISKLYGSAGPPPTGEEDTAEKDEL; from the exons ATGAAGCTCTCCCTGGTGGCCGcgatgctgctgctgctcagcGCGGCGCGGGCCGAGGAGGAGGACAAGAAGGAGGACGTGGGCACGGTGGTCGGCATCGACCTGGGGACCACCTACTCCTG CGTCGGCGTGTTCAAGAACGGCCGCGTGGAGATCATCGCCAACGATCAGGGCAACCGCATCACGCCGTCCTATGTCGCCTTCACTCCTGAAGGGGAACGTCTGATTGGCGATGCCGCCAAGAACCAGCTCACCTCCAACCCCGAGAACACGGTCTTTGACGCCAAGCGGCTCATCGGCCGCACGTGGAATGACCCGTCTGTGCAGCAGGACATCAAGTTCTTGCCGTTCAAG gtggttgaaaagaaaactaaaccaTACATTCAAGTTGATATTGGAGGTGGGCAAACAAAGACATTTGCTCCTGAAGAAATTTCTGCCATGGTTCTCACTAAAATGAAAGAAACCGCTGAGGCTTATTTGGGAAAGAAG GTTACCCATGCAGTTGTTACTGTACCAGCCTATTTTAATGATGCCCAACGCCAAGCAACCAAAGACGCTGGAACTATTGCTGGCCTAAATGTTATGAGGATCATCAACGAGCC TACGGCAGCTGCTATTGCTTATGGCCTGGataagagggagggggagaagaaCATCCTGGTGTTTGACCTGGGTGGCGGAACCTTCGATGTGTCTCTTCTCACCATTGACAATGGTGTCTTCGAAGTTGTGGCCACTAATGGAGATACTCATCTGGGTGGAGAAGACTTTGACCAGCGTGTCATGGAACACTTCATCAAACTGTACAAAAAGAAGACGGGCAAAGATGTCAGGAAAGACAATAGAGCTGTGCAGAAACTCCGGCGCGAGGTAGAAAAGGCCAAACGGGCCCTGTCTTCTCAGCATCAAGCAAGAATTGAAATTGAGTCCTTCTATGAAGGAGAAGACTTTTCTGAGACCCTGACTCGGGCCAAATTTGAAGAGCTCAACATG GATCTGTTCCGGTCTACTATGAAGCCCGTCCAGAAAGTGTTGGAAGATTCTGATTTGAAGAAGTCTGATATTGATGAAATTGTTCTTGTTGGTGGCTCGACTCGAATTCCAAAGATTCAGCAACTGGTTAAAGAGTTCTTCAATGGCAAGGAACCATCCCGTGGCATAAACCCAGATGAAGCTGTAGCGTATGGtgctgctgtccaggctggtgtgctcTCTGGTGATCAAGATACAG GTGACCTGGTACTGCTTGATGTATGTCCCCTTACACTTGGTATTGAAACTGTGGGAGGTGTCATGACCAAACTGATTCCAAGGAACACAGTGGTGCCTACCAAGAAGTCTCAGATCTTTTCTACAGCTTCTGATAATCAACCAACTGTTACAATCAAGGTCTATGAAG GTGAAAGACCCCTGACAAAAGACAATCATCTTCTGGGTACATTTGATCTGACTGGAATTCCTCCTGCTCCTCGTGGGGTCCCACAGATTGAAGTCACCTTTGAGATAGATGTGAATGGTATTCTTCGAGTGACAGCTGAAGACAAGGGTACAGGGAACAAAAATAAGATCACAATCACCAATGACCAGAATCGCCTGACACCTGAAGAAATCGAAAGGATGGTTAATGATGCTGAGAAGTTTGCTGAGGAAGACAAAAAGCTCAAGGAGCGCATTGATACTAGAAATGAGTTGGAAAGCTATGCCTATTCTCTAAAGAATCAGATTGGAGATAAAGAAAAGCTGGGAGGTAAACTTTCCTCTGAAGATAAGGAGACCATGGAAAAAGCTGTAGAAGAAAAGATTGAATGGCTGGAAAGCCACCAAGATGCTGACATTGAAGACTTCAAAGCTAAGAAGAAGGAACTGGAAGAAATTGTTCAACCAATTATCAGCAAACTCTATGGAAGTGCAGGCCCTCCCCCAACTGGTGAAGAGGATACAGCAGAAAAAGATGAGTTGTAG